Proteins from one Fragaria vesca subsp. vesca linkage group LG6, FraVesHawaii_1.0, whole genome shotgun sequence genomic window:
- the LOC101294094 gene encoding protein rough sheath 2 homolog has product MKERQRWQPEEDALLRAYVKQYGPREWALVSQRMGQPINRDPKSCLERWKNYLRPGLKKGSLSPEEQSLVIELQAKYGNKWKKIAAELPGRTPKRLGKWWEVFRDKQLKHLSKLHPSAAAGTAASSSSSTPPEGNIPISSPERAAQGPYDHILETFAEKYVQPKLYTLTVEPDPNISLGSGLPPWMNPPSATTSTSSSATASPSVSLSLSPSDPGHDPDPTRVGMIVQWCKEVEEGRQSWVQHKKEATWRLSRLEQQLEAEKARKRREAVEEVEAKIRALREEEAAFMGRIESECREQMSVLQREAESKEAKLVEAWCSKHVRLAKLVDRIGSWPSFSY; this is encoded by the coding sequence ATGAAGGAGCGGCAGCGCTGGCAACCCGAAGAAGACGCCCTCCTCCGCGCCTACGTGAAACAATATGGGCCCCGAGAATGGGCCCTCGTCTCGCAGCGCATGGGCCAGCCCATCAACCGCGACCCGAAATCCTGCCTGGAGCGCTGGAAGAATTACCTCCGACCCGGCCTGAAAAAGGGCTCGCTCTCCCCGGAGGAGCAGTCCTTGGTCATCGAGCTTCAGGCCAAGTACGGCAACAAGTGGAAGAAGATCGCCGCCGAGCTCCCCGGCCGCACCCCAAAACGCCTCGGCAAGTGGTGGGAGGTCTTCCGCGACAAGCAGCTCAAACACCTCTCCAAGCTCCACCCCTCCGCCGCCGCCGGAACCGCCGCCTCGTCATCCTCGTCCACCCCGCCAGAGGGGAATATTCCGATTTCCTCGCCGGAAAGAGCCGCGCAGGGGCCCTACGACCACATCCTGGAGACGTTCGCCGAGAAGTACGTCCAGCCCAAGCTGTACACTCTGACGGTGGAACCCGACCCGAATATTTCTCTCGGGTCGGGTCTGCCGCCGTGGATGAACCCGCCGTCCGCTACCACCTCCACGAGTTCCTCCGCGACGGCCTCACCTTCGGTGAGCCTGTCGCTGTCGCCGTCGGATCCGGGTCACGACCCGGACCCGACCCGAGTGGGGATGATAGTGCAGTGGTGCAAGGAGGTGGAGGAGGGGAGGCAGAGCTGGGTGCAGCACAAGAAGGAGGCGACGTGGCGGCTGAGCAGGCTGGAGCAGCAGCTGGAGGCGGAGAAGGCGAGGAAGAGGAGGGAGGCGGTGGAGGAGGTGGAGGCCAAGATAAGGGCGTTGAGGGAGGAAGAGGCGGCGTTTATGGGGCGGATTGAGAGCGAGTGCAGAGAGCAGATGAGTGTTTTGCAGAGGGAGGCGGAGAGCAAAGAGGCCAAGCTGGTTGAAGCGTGGTGTAGTAAGCATGTTAGGCTTGCTAAGCTTGTTGATCGGATTGGGTCATGGCCATCCTTCTCATACTAG